The following are encoded in a window of bacterium genomic DNA:
- a CDS encoding T9SS type A sorting domain-containing protein, producing the protein LPGAAAVKVSLYDLAGRRVTTVVDRVLSEGKHVAALEVGGMPAGVYILRLEVGGRVAAKRLAVVH; encoded by the coding sequence CCTACCCGGGGCCGCGGCGGTGAAGGTGAGCCTGTACGACCTGGCGGGACGCCGGGTGACGACGGTGGTGGACCGGGTGCTGAGCGAAGGCAAGCACGTCGCGGCGCTGGAGGTGGGCGGCATGCCGGCCGGGGTGTACATTCTGCGGCTCGAGGTCGGCGGCCGGGTAGCGGCCAAGAGGCTGGCGGTAGTGCACTAG